One region of Vitis vinifera cultivar Pinot Noir 40024 chromosome 1, ASM3070453v1 genomic DNA includes:
- the LOC100252594 gene encoding RNA demethylase ALKBH10B isoform X3, translated as MAMPSGNVVISDKMQFPGGGGRGGGGGAAEIHHHRQWFPDERDGFISWLRGEFAAANAIIDSLCNHLRLIGEPGEYDAVIGCIQQRRYNWSSVLHMQQYFSVAEVIYALQQVGWRRQQRHLDPVKGAGKEYKRYGVAYRQGQRGETAKDSHNSNFENHSHDANSSGTLEKGERVSEIYDDVKGGDKGDVVGKLEDKDLAAAEEKKAGTDAVAKPNANSCSKSSENSEGSRCGISETEANDMDDGGSCNMIMENNAHPVQNQNEKPNPTTSPKTFVGTEIFDGKAVNVVDGLKLYEELFDDSEVSKFVSLVNDLRAAGKRGQLQAGQTFVVSKRPMKGHGREMIQLGVPIADAPLEDESVVGTSKDRRTESIPSLLQDVIGHLVGSQVLTVKPDACIIDFYNEGDHSQPHIWPTWFGRPVCILFLTECDMTFGRVIGADHPGDYRGSLKLSLVPGSLLVMQGKSADFAKHAIPSLRKQRILVTFTKSQPKKTMASDGQRLLPPAAQSSHWVPPPSRSPNHMRHPMGPKHYGAVPTTGVLPAPAPPMRPQLPPPNGMQPLFVTTAVAPAMPFPAPVPLPTGSPGWPAAPPRHPPPRLPVPGTGVFLPPPGSGNSSSPQHISTEATSTSVETAAPTEKENGSGKSSSNSNTVSPKGKLDGKVHRQECNGSMDETGVDERAVTKEEQQHNDELKVASKPAGAV; from the exons ATGGCAATGCCATCGGGAAATGTGGTGATATCGGATAAAATGCAGTTTCCGGGAGGTGGAGGCCGGGGTGGCGGCGGCGGCGCCGCTGAGATCCACCACCACCGGCAGTGGTTTCCCGACGAGCGCGACGGCTTTATCTCCTGGCTGCGCGGGGAATTCGCGGCAGCCAATGCTATTATTGACTCGCTCTGTAATCATTTACGCTTGATCGGCGAGCCTGGGGAGTATGATGCTGTGATTGGCTGTATTCAACAGAGGCGGTACAATTGGAGTTCGGTGCTGCATATGCAGCAGTATTTTTCTGTGGCGGAGGTCATTTATGCGTTGCAGCAGGTTGGGTGGAGGAGACAGCAGAGGCATTTGGATCCGGTGAAGGGTGCGGGGAAGGAGTACAAGAGATATGGTGTTGCATATAGGCAGGGGCAGAGGGGTGAGACTGCCAAGGATAGTCATAACTCTAATTTTGAGAATCATAGTCATGATGCTAATTCGTCTGGTACCCTCGAGAAAGGAGAGCGAGTGAGTGAAATATACGATGATGTGAAAGGAGGAGACAAAGGAGACGTTGTTGGAAAATTGGAAGATAAGGATTTGGCCGCTGCAGAGGAGAAGAAAG CTGGAACAGATGCTGTTGCAAAACCCAATGCAAATAGCTGTTCGAAGAGTTCAGAGAACTCAGAAGGATCCCGATGTGGCATTTCAGAGACTGAGGCCAATGACATGGATGATGGAG GATCTTGTAACATGATTATGGAGAACAATGCACATCCTGTCCAGAATCAGAATGAGAAGCCGAATCCCACTACTAGTCCAAAAACATTTGTTGGTACCGAGATATTTGATGGCAAGGCG GTTAACGTGGTTGATGGGCTAAAATTGTATGAAGAACTTTTTGATGATTCAgaagtttcaaaatttgtttcacTAGTAAATGATTTGAGAGCTGCCGGAAAAAGAGGACAGTTGCAAG CAGGACAGACCTTTGTGGTTTCGAAGAGGCCCATGAAGGGGCATGGAAGAGAGATGATTCAATTGGGCGTCCCCATTGCAGATGCACCTCTTGAAGATGAAAGTGTGGTTGGGACTTCAAAAG ATCGAAGAACAGAATCTATACCTTCCTTGCTGCAGGATGTTATTGGGCACTTGGTTGGCTCACAAGTCTTGACTGTGAAGCCGGATGCTTGCATAATTGATTTTTACAATGAG GGTGATCATTCGCAGCCTCACATCTGGCCAACTTGGTTTGGTAGGCCTGTTTGTATCCTATTTTTGACTGAATGCGATATGACTTTTGGGAGAGTAATTGGAGCAGACCACCCTGGGGACTACAGAGGCTCTCTTAAGCTTTCTCTTGTACCTGG ATCCCTGCTTGTGATGCAAGGAAAATCAGCAGATTTTGCCAAACACGCTATTCCCTCCCTACGCAAGCAACGTATTCTTGTTACCTTCACAAAATCTCAACCAAAAAAAACCATGGCAAGTGATGGTCAGCGACTTCTTCCACCTGCAGCACAATCATCTCACTGGGTTCCGCCTCCTAGTAGATCACCCAACCATATGCGCCATCCTATGGGCCCAAAACATTATGGAGCAGTCCCAACAACTGGGGTATTACCGGCACCAGCACCACCCATGCGGCCACAGCTTCCACCTCCAAACGGCATGCAACCACTGTTCGTGACCACCGCAGTTGCACCAGCCATGCCTTTCCCTGCACCAGTTCCCCTCCCAACTGGGTCACCTGGGTGGCCAGCAGCTCCTCCAAGGCATCCTCCTCCTCGTCTCCCAGTCCCAGGCACTGGAGTTTTCCTTCCTCCACCTGGCTCTGGTAATTCTTCATCTCCTCAACACATATCAACTGAAGCAACCTCTACCTCTGTAGAGACAGCCGCCccaacagaaaaagaaaatggatcaGGAAAATCGAGTAGTAACAGCAACACTGTTTCTCCAAAAGGGAAATTGGATGGAAAGGTGCACAGGCAGGAGTGCAATGGAAGCATGGATGAAACTGGTGTTGATGAGAGAGCAGTGACAAAGGAAGAGCAGCAGCATAATGATGAACTCAAAGTGGCAAGCAAGCCAGCTGGAGCAGTTTAG
- the LOC100252594 gene encoding RNA demethylase ALKBH10B isoform X2 encodes MAMPSGNVVISDKMQFPGGGGRGGGGGAAEIHHHRQWFPDERDGFISWLRGEFAAANAIIDSLCNHLRLIGEPGEYDAVIGCIQQRRYNWSSVLHMQQYFSVAEVIYALQQVGWRRQQRHLDPVKGAGKEYKRYGVAYRQGQRGETAKDSHNSNFENHSHDANSSGTLEKGERVSEIYDDVKGGDKGDVVGKLEDKDLAAAEEKKAGTDAVAKPNANSCSKSSENSEGSRCGISETEANDMDDGGTLNPKGSCNMIMENNAHPVQNQNEKPNPTTSPKTFVGTEIFDGKAVNVVDGLKLYEELFDDSEVSKFVSLVNDLRAAGKRGQLQGQTFVVSKRPMKGHGREMIQLGVPIADAPLEDESVVGTSKDRRTESIPSLLQDVIGHLVGSQVLTVKPDACIIDFYNEGDHSQPHIWPTWFGRPVCILFLTECDMTFGRVIGADHPGDYRGSLKLSLVPGSLLVMQGKSADFAKHAIPSLRKQRILVTFTKSQPKKTMASDGQRLLPPAAQSSHWVPPPSRSPNHMRHPMGPKHYGAVPTTGVLPAPAPPMRPQLPPPNGMQPLFVTTAVAPAMPFPAPVPLPTGSPGWPAAPPRHPPPRLPVPGTGVFLPPPGSGNSSSPQHISTEATSTSVETAAPTEKENGSGKSSSNSNTVSPKGKLDGKVHRQECNGSMDETGVDERAVTKEEQQHNDELKVASKPAGAV; translated from the exons ATGGCAATGCCATCGGGAAATGTGGTGATATCGGATAAAATGCAGTTTCCGGGAGGTGGAGGCCGGGGTGGCGGCGGCGGCGCCGCTGAGATCCACCACCACCGGCAGTGGTTTCCCGACGAGCGCGACGGCTTTATCTCCTGGCTGCGCGGGGAATTCGCGGCAGCCAATGCTATTATTGACTCGCTCTGTAATCATTTACGCTTGATCGGCGAGCCTGGGGAGTATGATGCTGTGATTGGCTGTATTCAACAGAGGCGGTACAATTGGAGTTCGGTGCTGCATATGCAGCAGTATTTTTCTGTGGCGGAGGTCATTTATGCGTTGCAGCAGGTTGGGTGGAGGAGACAGCAGAGGCATTTGGATCCGGTGAAGGGTGCGGGGAAGGAGTACAAGAGATATGGTGTTGCATATAGGCAGGGGCAGAGGGGTGAGACTGCCAAGGATAGTCATAACTCTAATTTTGAGAATCATAGTCATGATGCTAATTCGTCTGGTACCCTCGAGAAAGGAGAGCGAGTGAGTGAAATATACGATGATGTGAAAGGAGGAGACAAAGGAGACGTTGTTGGAAAATTGGAAGATAAGGATTTGGCCGCTGCAGAGGAGAAGAAAG CTGGAACAGATGCTGTTGCAAAACCCAATGCAAATAGCTGTTCGAAGAGTTCAGAGAACTCAGAAGGATCCCGATGTGGCATTTCAGAGACTGAGGCCAATGACATGGATGATGGAGGCACGTTAAATCCTaaag GATCTTGTAACATGATTATGGAGAACAATGCACATCCTGTCCAGAATCAGAATGAGAAGCCGAATCCCACTACTAGTCCAAAAACATTTGTTGGTACCGAGATATTTGATGGCAAGGCG GTTAACGTGGTTGATGGGCTAAAATTGTATGAAGAACTTTTTGATGATTCAgaagtttcaaaatttgtttcacTAGTAAATGATTTGAGAGCTGCCGGAAAAAGAGGACAGTTGCAAG GACAGACCTTTGTGGTTTCGAAGAGGCCCATGAAGGGGCATGGAAGAGAGATGATTCAATTGGGCGTCCCCATTGCAGATGCACCTCTTGAAGATGAAAGTGTGGTTGGGACTTCAAAAG ATCGAAGAACAGAATCTATACCTTCCTTGCTGCAGGATGTTATTGGGCACTTGGTTGGCTCACAAGTCTTGACTGTGAAGCCGGATGCTTGCATAATTGATTTTTACAATGAG GGTGATCATTCGCAGCCTCACATCTGGCCAACTTGGTTTGGTAGGCCTGTTTGTATCCTATTTTTGACTGAATGCGATATGACTTTTGGGAGAGTAATTGGAGCAGACCACCCTGGGGACTACAGAGGCTCTCTTAAGCTTTCTCTTGTACCTGG ATCCCTGCTTGTGATGCAAGGAAAATCAGCAGATTTTGCCAAACACGCTATTCCCTCCCTACGCAAGCAACGTATTCTTGTTACCTTCACAAAATCTCAACCAAAAAAAACCATGGCAAGTGATGGTCAGCGACTTCTTCCACCTGCAGCACAATCATCTCACTGGGTTCCGCCTCCTAGTAGATCACCCAACCATATGCGCCATCCTATGGGCCCAAAACATTATGGAGCAGTCCCAACAACTGGGGTATTACCGGCACCAGCACCACCCATGCGGCCACAGCTTCCACCTCCAAACGGCATGCAACCACTGTTCGTGACCACCGCAGTTGCACCAGCCATGCCTTTCCCTGCACCAGTTCCCCTCCCAACTGGGTCACCTGGGTGGCCAGCAGCTCCTCCAAGGCATCCTCCTCCTCGTCTCCCAGTCCCAGGCACTGGAGTTTTCCTTCCTCCACCTGGCTCTGGTAATTCTTCATCTCCTCAACACATATCAACTGAAGCAACCTCTACCTCTGTAGAGACAGCCGCCccaacagaaaaagaaaatggatcaGGAAAATCGAGTAGTAACAGCAACACTGTTTCTCCAAAAGGGAAATTGGATGGAAAGGTGCACAGGCAGGAGTGCAATGGAAGCATGGATGAAACTGGTGTTGATGAGAGAGCAGTGACAAAGGAAGAGCAGCAGCATAATGATGAACTCAAAGTGGCAAGCAAGCCAGCTGGAGCAGTTTAG
- the LOC100252594 gene encoding RNA demethylase ALKBH10B isoform X4 translates to MAMPSGNVVISDKMQFPGGGGRGGGGGAAEIHHHRQWFPDERDGFISWLRGEFAAANAIIDSLCNHLRLIGEPGEYDAVIGCIQQRRYNWSSVLHMQQYFSVAEVIYALQQVGWRRQQRHLDPVKGAGKEYKRYGVAYRQGQRGETAKDSHNSNFENHSHDANSSGTLEKGERVSEIYDDVKGGDKGDVVGKLEDKDLAAAEEKKAGTDAVAKPNANSCSKSSENSEGSRCGISETEANDMDDGGSCNMIMENNAHPVQNQNEKPNPTTSPKTFVGTEIFDGKAVNVVDGLKLYEELFDDSEVSKFVSLVNDLRAAGKRGQLQGQTFVVSKRPMKGHGREMIQLGVPIADAPLEDESVVGTSKDRRTESIPSLLQDVIGHLVGSQVLTVKPDACIIDFYNEGDHSQPHIWPTWFGRPVCILFLTECDMTFGRVIGADHPGDYRGSLKLSLVPGSLLVMQGKSADFAKHAIPSLRKQRILVTFTKSQPKKTMASDGQRLLPPAAQSSHWVPPPSRSPNHMRHPMGPKHYGAVPTTGVLPAPAPPMRPQLPPPNGMQPLFVTTAVAPAMPFPAPVPLPTGSPGWPAAPPRHPPPRLPVPGTGVFLPPPGSGNSSSPQHISTEATSTSVETAAPTEKENGSGKSSSNSNTVSPKGKLDGKVHRQECNGSMDETGVDERAVTKEEQQHNDELKVASKPAGAV, encoded by the exons ATGGCAATGCCATCGGGAAATGTGGTGATATCGGATAAAATGCAGTTTCCGGGAGGTGGAGGCCGGGGTGGCGGCGGCGGCGCCGCTGAGATCCACCACCACCGGCAGTGGTTTCCCGACGAGCGCGACGGCTTTATCTCCTGGCTGCGCGGGGAATTCGCGGCAGCCAATGCTATTATTGACTCGCTCTGTAATCATTTACGCTTGATCGGCGAGCCTGGGGAGTATGATGCTGTGATTGGCTGTATTCAACAGAGGCGGTACAATTGGAGTTCGGTGCTGCATATGCAGCAGTATTTTTCTGTGGCGGAGGTCATTTATGCGTTGCAGCAGGTTGGGTGGAGGAGACAGCAGAGGCATTTGGATCCGGTGAAGGGTGCGGGGAAGGAGTACAAGAGATATGGTGTTGCATATAGGCAGGGGCAGAGGGGTGAGACTGCCAAGGATAGTCATAACTCTAATTTTGAGAATCATAGTCATGATGCTAATTCGTCTGGTACCCTCGAGAAAGGAGAGCGAGTGAGTGAAATATACGATGATGTGAAAGGAGGAGACAAAGGAGACGTTGTTGGAAAATTGGAAGATAAGGATTTGGCCGCTGCAGAGGAGAAGAAAG CTGGAACAGATGCTGTTGCAAAACCCAATGCAAATAGCTGTTCGAAGAGTTCAGAGAACTCAGAAGGATCCCGATGTGGCATTTCAGAGACTGAGGCCAATGACATGGATGATGGAG GATCTTGTAACATGATTATGGAGAACAATGCACATCCTGTCCAGAATCAGAATGAGAAGCCGAATCCCACTACTAGTCCAAAAACATTTGTTGGTACCGAGATATTTGATGGCAAGGCG GTTAACGTGGTTGATGGGCTAAAATTGTATGAAGAACTTTTTGATGATTCAgaagtttcaaaatttgtttcacTAGTAAATGATTTGAGAGCTGCCGGAAAAAGAGGACAGTTGCAAG GACAGACCTTTGTGGTTTCGAAGAGGCCCATGAAGGGGCATGGAAGAGAGATGATTCAATTGGGCGTCCCCATTGCAGATGCACCTCTTGAAGATGAAAGTGTGGTTGGGACTTCAAAAG ATCGAAGAACAGAATCTATACCTTCCTTGCTGCAGGATGTTATTGGGCACTTGGTTGGCTCACAAGTCTTGACTGTGAAGCCGGATGCTTGCATAATTGATTTTTACAATGAG GGTGATCATTCGCAGCCTCACATCTGGCCAACTTGGTTTGGTAGGCCTGTTTGTATCCTATTTTTGACTGAATGCGATATGACTTTTGGGAGAGTAATTGGAGCAGACCACCCTGGGGACTACAGAGGCTCTCTTAAGCTTTCTCTTGTACCTGG ATCCCTGCTTGTGATGCAAGGAAAATCAGCAGATTTTGCCAAACACGCTATTCCCTCCCTACGCAAGCAACGTATTCTTGTTACCTTCACAAAATCTCAACCAAAAAAAACCATGGCAAGTGATGGTCAGCGACTTCTTCCACCTGCAGCACAATCATCTCACTGGGTTCCGCCTCCTAGTAGATCACCCAACCATATGCGCCATCCTATGGGCCCAAAACATTATGGAGCAGTCCCAACAACTGGGGTATTACCGGCACCAGCACCACCCATGCGGCCACAGCTTCCACCTCCAAACGGCATGCAACCACTGTTCGTGACCACCGCAGTTGCACCAGCCATGCCTTTCCCTGCACCAGTTCCCCTCCCAACTGGGTCACCTGGGTGGCCAGCAGCTCCTCCAAGGCATCCTCCTCCTCGTCTCCCAGTCCCAGGCACTGGAGTTTTCCTTCCTCCACCTGGCTCTGGTAATTCTTCATCTCCTCAACACATATCAACTGAAGCAACCTCTACCTCTGTAGAGACAGCCGCCccaacagaaaaagaaaatggatcaGGAAAATCGAGTAGTAACAGCAACACTGTTTCTCCAAAAGGGAAATTGGATGGAAAGGTGCACAGGCAGGAGTGCAATGGAAGCATGGATGAAACTGGTGTTGATGAGAGAGCAGTGACAAAGGAAGAGCAGCAGCATAATGATGAACTCAAAGTGGCAAGCAAGCCAGCTGGAGCAGTTTAG
- the LOC100252594 gene encoding RNA demethylase ALKBH10B isoform X1 — MAMPSGNVVISDKMQFPGGGGRGGGGGAAEIHHHRQWFPDERDGFISWLRGEFAAANAIIDSLCNHLRLIGEPGEYDAVIGCIQQRRYNWSSVLHMQQYFSVAEVIYALQQVGWRRQQRHLDPVKGAGKEYKRYGVAYRQGQRGETAKDSHNSNFENHSHDANSSGTLEKGERVSEIYDDVKGGDKGDVVGKLEDKDLAAAEEKKAGTDAVAKPNANSCSKSSENSEGSRCGISETEANDMDDGGTLNPKGSCNMIMENNAHPVQNQNEKPNPTTSPKTFVGTEIFDGKAVNVVDGLKLYEELFDDSEVSKFVSLVNDLRAAGKRGQLQAGQTFVVSKRPMKGHGREMIQLGVPIADAPLEDESVVGTSKDRRTESIPSLLQDVIGHLVGSQVLTVKPDACIIDFYNEGDHSQPHIWPTWFGRPVCILFLTECDMTFGRVIGADHPGDYRGSLKLSLVPGSLLVMQGKSADFAKHAIPSLRKQRILVTFTKSQPKKTMASDGQRLLPPAAQSSHWVPPPSRSPNHMRHPMGPKHYGAVPTTGVLPAPAPPMRPQLPPPNGMQPLFVTTAVAPAMPFPAPVPLPTGSPGWPAAPPRHPPPRLPVPGTGVFLPPPGSGNSSSPQHISTEATSTSVETAAPTEKENGSGKSSSNSNTVSPKGKLDGKVHRQECNGSMDETGVDERAVTKEEQQHNDELKVASKPAGAV; from the exons ATGGCAATGCCATCGGGAAATGTGGTGATATCGGATAAAATGCAGTTTCCGGGAGGTGGAGGCCGGGGTGGCGGCGGCGGCGCCGCTGAGATCCACCACCACCGGCAGTGGTTTCCCGACGAGCGCGACGGCTTTATCTCCTGGCTGCGCGGGGAATTCGCGGCAGCCAATGCTATTATTGACTCGCTCTGTAATCATTTACGCTTGATCGGCGAGCCTGGGGAGTATGATGCTGTGATTGGCTGTATTCAACAGAGGCGGTACAATTGGAGTTCGGTGCTGCATATGCAGCAGTATTTTTCTGTGGCGGAGGTCATTTATGCGTTGCAGCAGGTTGGGTGGAGGAGACAGCAGAGGCATTTGGATCCGGTGAAGGGTGCGGGGAAGGAGTACAAGAGATATGGTGTTGCATATAGGCAGGGGCAGAGGGGTGAGACTGCCAAGGATAGTCATAACTCTAATTTTGAGAATCATAGTCATGATGCTAATTCGTCTGGTACCCTCGAGAAAGGAGAGCGAGTGAGTGAAATATACGATGATGTGAAAGGAGGAGACAAAGGAGACGTTGTTGGAAAATTGGAAGATAAGGATTTGGCCGCTGCAGAGGAGAAGAAAG CTGGAACAGATGCTGTTGCAAAACCCAATGCAAATAGCTGTTCGAAGAGTTCAGAGAACTCAGAAGGATCCCGATGTGGCATTTCAGAGACTGAGGCCAATGACATGGATGATGGAGGCACGTTAAATCCTaaag GATCTTGTAACATGATTATGGAGAACAATGCACATCCTGTCCAGAATCAGAATGAGAAGCCGAATCCCACTACTAGTCCAAAAACATTTGTTGGTACCGAGATATTTGATGGCAAGGCG GTTAACGTGGTTGATGGGCTAAAATTGTATGAAGAACTTTTTGATGATTCAgaagtttcaaaatttgtttcacTAGTAAATGATTTGAGAGCTGCCGGAAAAAGAGGACAGTTGCAAG CAGGACAGACCTTTGTGGTTTCGAAGAGGCCCATGAAGGGGCATGGAAGAGAGATGATTCAATTGGGCGTCCCCATTGCAGATGCACCTCTTGAAGATGAAAGTGTGGTTGGGACTTCAAAAG ATCGAAGAACAGAATCTATACCTTCCTTGCTGCAGGATGTTATTGGGCACTTGGTTGGCTCACAAGTCTTGACTGTGAAGCCGGATGCTTGCATAATTGATTTTTACAATGAG GGTGATCATTCGCAGCCTCACATCTGGCCAACTTGGTTTGGTAGGCCTGTTTGTATCCTATTTTTGACTGAATGCGATATGACTTTTGGGAGAGTAATTGGAGCAGACCACCCTGGGGACTACAGAGGCTCTCTTAAGCTTTCTCTTGTACCTGG ATCCCTGCTTGTGATGCAAGGAAAATCAGCAGATTTTGCCAAACACGCTATTCCCTCCCTACGCAAGCAACGTATTCTTGTTACCTTCACAAAATCTCAACCAAAAAAAACCATGGCAAGTGATGGTCAGCGACTTCTTCCACCTGCAGCACAATCATCTCACTGGGTTCCGCCTCCTAGTAGATCACCCAACCATATGCGCCATCCTATGGGCCCAAAACATTATGGAGCAGTCCCAACAACTGGGGTATTACCGGCACCAGCACCACCCATGCGGCCACAGCTTCCACCTCCAAACGGCATGCAACCACTGTTCGTGACCACCGCAGTTGCACCAGCCATGCCTTTCCCTGCACCAGTTCCCCTCCCAACTGGGTCACCTGGGTGGCCAGCAGCTCCTCCAAGGCATCCTCCTCCTCGTCTCCCAGTCCCAGGCACTGGAGTTTTCCTTCCTCCACCTGGCTCTGGTAATTCTTCATCTCCTCAACACATATCAACTGAAGCAACCTCTACCTCTGTAGAGACAGCCGCCccaacagaaaaagaaaatggatcaGGAAAATCGAGTAGTAACAGCAACACTGTTTCTCCAAAAGGGAAATTGGATGGAAAGGTGCACAGGCAGGAGTGCAATGGAAGCATGGATGAAACTGGTGTTGATGAGAGAGCAGTGACAAAGGAAGAGCAGCAGCATAATGATGAACTCAAAGTGGCAAGCAAGCCAGCTGGAGCAGTTTAG